Proteins encoded in a region of the Rhodococcus sp. SBT000017 genome:
- a CDS encoding DNA-deoxyinosine glycosylase has translation MNVVHSFAPILGRGATTLILGSMPGVASLAAQQYYAHPRNAFWPIMGTLFGAGPELLYAERTERLRSHGVAVWDVLKLCTREGSLDSAIVESSIETNDFEKMFDENPGIDRVFFNGAKAAESYRRHVKTVTPHVTFTRLPSTSPALASLDLAAKTQAWSTALRPAPASGSAE, from the coding sequence ATGAACGTCGTGCACAGCTTCGCACCGATTCTCGGCCGAGGCGCAACCACCTTGATCCTGGGCTCCATGCCCGGTGTGGCGTCACTGGCCGCGCAGCAGTACTACGCGCACCCGCGAAATGCGTTCTGGCCGATCATGGGAACGCTGTTCGGTGCGGGCCCGGAACTTCTCTACGCCGAACGCACCGAGCGTCTGCGCAGCCATGGCGTCGCGGTGTGGGATGTGCTGAAGCTGTGCACGCGAGAGGGAAGCCTGGATTCGGCGATCGTTGAATCCTCCATCGAGACAAACGATTTCGAGAAGATGTTCGACGAGAACCCCGGCATCGACAGGGTGTTCTTCAACGGAGCCAAGGCCGCCGAGAGCTACCGTCGCCACGTGAAGACGGTGACGCCCCACGTGACGTTCACTCGACTACCGTCGACCAGCCCTGCGCTCGCCTCGCTCGATCTCGCCGCGAAGACGCAGGCGTGGTCGACTGCCCTCAGGCCCGCTCCCGCTTCGGGAAGTGCCGAATGA
- a CDS encoding helix-turn-helix domain-containing protein → MSSETIGSLVGRNARRLRRDAGTSLDDLARASALYGAAWTPSRVSDIESGRGTPSLSTMLVYCAALTRTSGGDVTLPDLFEGSAVVQLTDGLEVYASAMRRAVGGGSTAFTAEDVPHANAPGSLPEIGDHAGAAVPEGSRLPSGADRAAVALAVSAMTGLADTRAAKTLGLDIFELTAWSYRLWGAPFGLERDRRAGPEGNAQRRGQVTRGLFSELRTALAEGDH, encoded by the coding sequence GTGTCATCCGAAACCATCGGCTCGCTGGTCGGCCGAAACGCCAGACGTCTACGCCGAGACGCCGGGACCTCTCTCGATGATCTCGCGCGAGCATCGGCGCTGTACGGCGCAGCGTGGACGCCGAGCCGGGTCAGCGACATCGAATCGGGGCGAGGAACGCCGAGCCTGTCGACGATGCTGGTTTACTGCGCAGCGCTGACGCGCACGAGTGGGGGAGACGTGACGCTCCCCGACCTGTTCGAGGGGAGCGCCGTAGTGCAGCTCACCGATGGTCTGGAGGTGTACGCATCGGCTATGCGTCGCGCAGTGGGCGGGGGATCGACTGCGTTCACTGCTGAGGACGTACCGCACGCGAACGCGCCCGGATCACTGCCCGAAATCGGCGACCACGCGGGGGCTGCGGTGCCCGAGGGGAGTCGACTTCCGTCGGGGGCCGACCGGGCGGCAGTCGCACTCGCGGTGTCGGCGATGACAGGGCTCGCGGACACGCGTGCGGCCAAGACACTCGGCCTCGACATCTTCGAGCTCACAGCGTGGTCGTACCGGCTGTGGGGCGCACCATTCGGGCTGGAGCGGGACAGGCGCGCAGGTCCCGAGGGCAACGCACAACGCAGGGGACAGGTCACGCGCGGCCTGTTTTCCGAACTACGGACGGCACTCGCGGAGGGCGACCACTGA
- a CDS encoding recombinase family protein: MTTPRTRRRKADVGTVVTYLRVSTDEQATSGAGLDAQRSAVSGEIERRGWTLVETFADEGVSGSKAVDARPGLVGAIEAIESGTAAILVVAKSDRLARNLRALLDVIDRVERAGGVVVAVDQTIDTSTAAGRFTTAIMGGVAELERSLISDRTKAALAVRKAQGVRLGRPLSVPLTVVDRITAERAGGATWQRIADGLNDDGTPTGQGGSRWFPNTVSRIHKRASVNRMDGTATAMGSV; encoded by the coding sequence ATGACCACGCCTCGCACTCGTCGCCGCAAAGCGGACGTCGGCACCGTCGTCACTTATCTGCGTGTCAGCACCGACGAGCAAGCAACGTCCGGCGCTGGTCTCGATGCGCAGCGGTCGGCTGTCTCGGGCGAGATCGAGAGGCGCGGCTGGACTCTCGTCGAGACGTTCGCCGACGAGGGCGTGTCGGGGTCCAAGGCAGTCGACGCGCGGCCGGGTCTCGTGGGCGCAATCGAGGCGATCGAGTCCGGCACCGCCGCGATACTCGTGGTCGCCAAGTCCGATCGCCTCGCTCGCAACCTGCGAGCACTGCTCGACGTCATCGACCGCGTCGAGCGCGCAGGCGGCGTCGTGGTCGCCGTCGACCAGACCATCGACACCAGCACGGCAGCGGGTCGATTCACGACGGCGATTATGGGCGGCGTAGCCGAGCTGGAGCGATCGCTCATCAGCGACCGGACCAAGGCCGCGCTTGCCGTCAGGAAAGCACAAGGCGTCCGGCTGGGCCGACCGCTGTCCGTTCCGCTGACCGTCGTCGATCGGATCACAGCCGAGCGCGCAGGCGGCGCGACCTGGCAACGCATTGCCGACGGACTCAACGACGACGGGACGCCGACCGGCCAAGGCGGCTCGCGATGGTTCCCAAACACCGTCTCTCGGATCCACAAGCGCGCGTCAGTCAATCGAATGGATGGCACGGCTACCGCCATGGGTTCCGTGTAG
- a CDS encoding acyl-CoA thioesterase II encodes MVEAGGTGVSESASSSTAVKTDLETLLDLLALEEIEEDVFVGVHPEQVGSRTFGGQLVAQGLIAAGRTVSGTSRDVHAINAHFIRGGDVKKPIEYRVSRQRDGRAFANRQVTALQDGNELFVMLAAFQDFGKGLEHSVEVPEVPYPDALPPLGDHFVGYEDRLQMFVDALKPIDMRYANDPAWIMHGTGEKLNHNRVWMKADGDLPDASIFHAATMGYASDTTVLDSIITTHGLSWGLDRIVAATVNHSIWFHRPFRFDEWALYATESPVAAGSRGLATGRFFSMDGQLLATVVQEGLIRHFPKRERA; translated from the coding sequence GTGGTCGAAGCGGGGGGAACCGGCGTCAGCGAAAGCGCGTCGAGCAGTACAGCGGTGAAGACCGATCTCGAGACGCTCCTCGATCTCCTCGCACTGGAGGAGATCGAGGAGGACGTGTTCGTCGGCGTTCACCCCGAGCAGGTGGGCAGCCGTACGTTCGGGGGGCAGCTCGTTGCTCAAGGCCTGATCGCGGCCGGCCGCACCGTCTCCGGTACCTCGCGGGACGTGCATGCGATCAATGCGCACTTCATCCGCGGCGGCGACGTCAAGAAGCCCATCGAGTACCGGGTATCTCGGCAACGTGACGGGCGCGCTTTCGCCAACCGTCAGGTCACCGCACTGCAGGACGGCAACGAGCTGTTCGTCATGCTCGCCGCCTTCCAGGATTTCGGTAAGGGGCTAGAGCACAGCGTGGAGGTGCCCGAGGTTCCGTACCCCGACGCACTGCCACCGCTCGGCGATCACTTCGTCGGGTACGAGGACCGCCTGCAGATGTTCGTCGACGCCCTCAAGCCGATCGACATGCGCTACGCGAACGATCCGGCGTGGATCATGCACGGCACCGGCGAGAAGCTCAACCACAATCGGGTCTGGATGAAAGCCGACGGCGATCTGCCCGACGCCTCGATCTTTCACGCCGCGACCATGGGCTACGCGTCGGACACCACGGTGCTCGACTCGATCATCACCACCCACGGTCTGTCCTGGGGACTCGATCGCATCGTTGCGGCGACGGTCAACCATTCCATCTGGTTCCACCGCCCGTTCCGATTCGACGAGTGGGCTCTCTACGCCACCGAATCACCGGTCGCGGCCGGGTCCCGTGGCCTGGCCACCGGACGGTTCTTCTCGATGGACGGCCAGCTGCTGGCCACCGTCGTGCAGGAAGGTCTCATTCGGCACTTCCCGAAGCGGGAGCGGGCCTGA
- a CDS encoding flagellar hook-length control protein yields MTAKRDAIVAALSVAEDIDGGRIATADLDRVAAEKCRALFGVVRGPDDPLWSLHVEVARQVLALDGLPPDEMSEWLAVARRRADQTPASSTP; encoded by the coding sequence ATGACCGCCAAGCGAGATGCGATCGTGGCCGCGCTGTCGGTCGCCGAGGACATTGACGGTGGACGCATCGCGACCGCCGATCTCGACCGAGTAGCCGCCGAGAAATGCCGCGCGCTGTTCGGCGTCGTGCGTGGCCCCGACGACCCACTGTGGTCGCTGCACGTCGAGGTCGCTCGGCAGGTGCTCGCACTCGACGGTCTGCCGCCCGACGAGATGTCCGAGTGGCTCGCTGTCGCCCGTCGCCGTGCCGACCAGACACCAGCAAGCTCGACGCCGTGA
- a CDS encoding endo-1,4-beta-xylanase — MTEDPEFRRERMTDPSAQLLRPIIHQWVTADVVNFEAFKLSTADKRDSNRLSIARGAATSAEQAYRDRADAVRRRCEDNGRPYIAPVGVLGLDLSEVESVEIKSPSGDSSRQPLTVWDDSMNSSRPDDHGHIDYNELPPSDKGAYTLVAKTLVARAQKNGWKYKP, encoded by the coding sequence ATGACCGAGGATCCTGAGTTCCGTCGCGAGCGAATGACCGACCCTTCCGCGCAGTTGCTTCGACCGATCATCCATCAATGGGTGACCGCAGACGTAGTCAATTTCGAGGCGTTCAAACTCAGCACAGCCGACAAAAGAGACTCGAATCGGCTGTCCATTGCTCGCGGCGCGGCGACATCGGCTGAGCAGGCATATCGCGATCGGGCCGACGCAGTCAGACGCCGCTGCGAGGACAACGGTAGGCCGTACATCGCTCCTGTTGGAGTTCTCGGACTCGACTTGAGTGAGGTCGAATCGGTCGAGATCAAATCCCCGAGCGGCGATTCGAGTCGACAGCCCCTGACCGTATGGGACGACTCAATGAACAGCTCTCGTCCCGACGACCACGGCCACATTGACTACAACGAGCTGCCGCCGTCCGACAAGGGTGCCTACACGCTGGTCGCCAAAACCCTTGTTGCTCGGGCACAGAAGAACGGTTGGAAGTACAAGCCATAA
- a CDS encoding AAA family ATPase — protein sequence MFVERAYVHADDVGSDWPFTVPAVADLARDGLEFLAPVTILVGDNGSGKSTLVEAIAEGFGIDARGGRAAQQSRRLDEVTSALGEVLELETTPQGARMLRGPRLNKRGFFLRAETAFDMAEKLGGVPGFWDENTAEMSHGEGFLTMFGAMLAEPGFYVLDEPESALSFTASLQLVALMSELGDEGAQIVCATHSPILASTPGADIVEVGEHGLRRSTWDELELVQHWRRYLDDPNSYLRHLLD from the coding sequence ATGTTCGTAGAACGTGCCTACGTCCACGCCGACGATGTCGGATCGGACTGGCCCTTCACCGTGCCTGCCGTCGCCGACCTCGCTCGCGACGGACTCGAGTTCCTCGCACCGGTCACAATTCTGGTCGGCGACAACGGTTCCGGTAAATCGACCCTCGTCGAGGCGATCGCCGAGGGTTTCGGAATCGATGCCCGCGGCGGGCGGGCGGCGCAGCAATCCCGTCGACTCGACGAGGTGACCAGTGCCCTCGGTGAGGTGCTGGAGTTGGAAACCACTCCGCAGGGCGCTCGAATGCTTCGTGGCCCACGACTGAACAAGCGCGGCTTCTTCCTGCGCGCCGAGACCGCGTTCGACATGGCCGAAAAGCTCGGCGGCGTGCCGGGTTTCTGGGACGAGAACACCGCCGAGATGAGTCACGGCGAAGGGTTCCTTACCATGTTCGGTGCGATGTTGGCCGAACCCGGCTTCTACGTTCTGGACGAGCCGGAATCGGCCCTGTCGTTCACCGCGAGCCTGCAGCTCGTTGCACTGATGTCCGAGCTGGGCGACGAGGGCGCACAGATCGTCTGCGCCACGCACTCACCGATTCTGGCGTCGACCCCCGGTGCGGACATCGTCGAAGTCGGCGAACACGGTCTACGCCGAAGTACCTGGGACGAACTCGAATTGGTACAGCACTGGCGTCGCTACCTCGACGACCCGAACAGCTATCTCCGTCACCTGCTCGACTGA
- a CDS encoding helix-turn-helix domain-containing protein yields the protein MPARTAPTTPSPAPAGLDVLLDARETATYLRTTEAKLRQDRSRRVGVPYVKVGARVLYRVGDIRAYIDDNVQTADVASRAR from the coding sequence ATGCCAGCACGCACCGCCCCCACGACACCGTCCCCTGCCCCGGCCGGACTCGACGTCCTGCTCGATGCCCGCGAGACCGCGACCTACCTACGCACGACCGAGGCAAAGCTGCGGCAGGACCGCTCTCGCCGTGTCGGCGTTCCCTACGTCAAGGTCGGTGCTCGTGTGCTGTACCGAGTGGGCGACATCCGCGCCTACATCGACGACAACGTGCAGACGGCCGACGTAGCTTCCCGCGCGCGCTGA
- a CDS encoding site-specific integrase, translating to MATITKYTDTRGKSFYRVNYRTPERKQTTKRGFTTKRAAQDFAATIHVSKLRGEYIDESEGKVTVGSLGVGWLARQTHLKASSARTVDVAWRVHVEPRWADVRIADIRHSAVQQWVSDMSAKSGPVTVIRAFGVFASILDEAVKDRRLIANPARGVKLPRKGKAEHSYLTDDQVWHFAREAGPTKGAIVLVLAYCGLRWGELAALRVSDVDMLRRRIHVRRNAVNVGGKVVVGTPKTHELRTMTFPKFLSEPLAAACAGKARDALVFPNARGDYAKSPGARTWFSHAVARCVAATAEQRTTEVDSIGAAETPEFPRVTPHDLRHTAASLAVSAGANVKAVQKMLGHASAAMTLDTYADLFDTDAEAVADAHDSRVSEGDVVKMWSRAT from the coding sequence ATGGCGACGATCACCAAGTACACCGACACCCGAGGTAAGTCGTTCTATCGGGTCAACTACCGCACGCCCGAGCGCAAGCAGACTACGAAACGTGGGTTCACGACCAAAAGGGCGGCGCAGGACTTCGCCGCGACAATCCACGTGAGCAAGCTGCGCGGGGAGTACATCGACGAGTCCGAGGGCAAGGTGACCGTCGGATCGCTCGGTGTCGGGTGGCTCGCGCGGCAGACCCACCTCAAGGCGTCGAGCGCGCGAACAGTCGATGTTGCGTGGCGCGTCCATGTCGAGCCTCGATGGGCGGATGTACGGATCGCCGATATTCGTCACTCCGCCGTGCAGCAGTGGGTCTCGGACATGAGCGCCAAAAGTGGCCCGGTGACTGTCATTCGAGCGTTCGGCGTATTTGCGTCGATCCTCGACGAGGCGGTCAAGGATCGCCGACTCATCGCCAATCCTGCGCGAGGAGTGAAGCTGCCACGCAAGGGCAAGGCCGAGCACAGCTACTTGACCGACGACCAGGTGTGGCACTTCGCGCGCGAGGCGGGGCCGACCAAGGGAGCGATCGTGCTCGTGCTCGCATACTGCGGCCTGCGGTGGGGTGAGCTTGCGGCGCTGCGTGTGTCGGACGTCGACATGTTGCGTCGTCGGATCCACGTCCGGCGAAACGCCGTCAACGTCGGCGGCAAGGTCGTCGTCGGCACGCCGAAAACACACGAGCTGCGCACCATGACGTTTCCCAAGTTCCTCAGCGAGCCGCTCGCGGCTGCGTGCGCGGGCAAGGCGAGAGATGCCCTCGTGTTCCCGAACGCCCGAGGTGACTACGCGAAGTCGCCCGGTGCCCGGACGTGGTTCTCGCACGCGGTGGCTCGGTGCGTGGCGGCCACCGCCGAGCAGCGCACCACCGAGGTCGACTCGATCGGCGCAGCCGAGACACCAGAGTTCCCGCGGGTGACACCGCACGATCTGCGGCACACCGCCGCGTCGCTCGCTGTTTCGGCGGGTGCAAACGTCAAGGCGGTCCAGAAGATGCTCGGACACGCGTCGGCCGCGATGACGCTGGACACCTATGCGGACCTGTTCGACACCGACGCCGAGGCGGTCGCCGACGCACACGATTCACGCGTTTCTGAGGGTGATGTGGTCAAAATGTGGTCACGAGCGACGTAG
- a CDS encoding ANTAR domain-containing response regulator: MNAPGAHGTGKPPLRVVVAEDESLIRLDLVEMLREEGYDVVGEAADGQQAVELAVELRPDLVIMDVKMPRRDGIDAASEIAEKRIAPVVILTAFSQRELVEKARDAGAMAYLVKPFTKADLMPAVELAASRFGEISALEAEIVDLQDRLETRKLIEKAKGILMESQSLTEPQAFKWIQRAAMDRRTTMKAVAEVVIETLGTPANKPAAEG, from the coding sequence ATGAATGCTCCTGGTGCGCACGGTACTGGCAAGCCCCCGCTTCGCGTGGTGGTGGCAGAGGACGAATCCCTGATCCGATTGGACCTCGTGGAGATGCTCCGCGAGGAGGGCTACGACGTGGTCGGTGAAGCGGCCGACGGTCAGCAGGCGGTGGAGTTGGCCGTCGAACTGCGTCCCGATCTGGTCATCATGGATGTGAAGATGCCGCGGCGGGACGGAATCGATGCCGCGTCTGAGATCGCCGAGAAGCGCATTGCGCCCGTCGTGATTCTCACCGCGTTCAGTCAACGCGAGCTCGTGGAGAAGGCTCGCGATGCCGGTGCGATGGCGTATCTGGTCAAGCCGTTCACCAAGGCCGATCTGATGCCTGCGGTGGAGTTGGCCGCCAGCCGTTTCGGTGAGATCTCCGCGCTCGAAGCCGAGATCGTGGATCTGCAGGATCGGCTCGAGACGCGCAAGCTCATCGAGAAGGCCAAGGGCATCCTGATGGAATCGCAATCGCTCACAGAACCGCAGGCGTTCAAGTGGATTCAGCGCGCCGCAATGGATCGCAGGACGACGATGAAAGCCGTCGCCGAAGTAGTGATCGAGACACTCGGTACTCCTGCGAACAAGCCTGCGGCAGAGGGGTGA
- a CDS encoding DUF1772 domain-containing protein — protein sequence MLDRMLAVTTAVAAVGCGLVAGVLLAFSISVLPGLATLPVPDAIAAMQRFNKAIIDPVFLGLFFGTAGSCTLAAILTLSAGGGSPVLVVSGAVLYVLGSFAITAVANVPLNDALAGVDPGSAAGAEAWQNFREKWTRWNNVRTVAATAACAVLILGQGRSALG from the coding sequence GTGCTGGACCGAATGCTCGCGGTCACCACCGCCGTTGCCGCCGTCGGATGCGGGCTGGTGGCAGGAGTGCTGCTCGCCTTCTCCATCAGCGTGCTCCCCGGCCTGGCAACACTGCCGGTGCCCGACGCGATCGCCGCGATGCAGCGCTTCAATAAGGCGATTATCGATCCGGTGTTTCTCGGCTTGTTTTTCGGAACGGCCGGATCCTGCACTCTCGCAGCGATTCTCACCCTATCGGCCGGTGGGGGTTCACCCGTGCTCGTCGTGAGCGGAGCCGTTCTCTACGTTCTCGGAAGCTTCGCGATCACGGCCGTTGCGAACGTCCCCCTCAACGACGCCTTGGCCGGTGTGGATCCCGGCAGCGCAGCGGGTGCCGAGGCCTGGCAGAACTTCCGCGAGAAATGGACGCGATGGAACAACGTCAGGACGGTCGCCGCGACTGCCGCCTGCGCCGTTCTGATCCTCGGTCAGGGCAGATCGGCACTGGGCTGA
- a CDS encoding terminase large subunit domain-containing protein, protein MEPDQRDIVSTPPRTGKSRLLAVWTVVWALADNPNRQIVLVSYSDELAQAHSREARQLINEHAAVLGIRLSPDKTAVGRWRVDGHDGGLLATGINSGVTGFGADLLIIDDPVKDAAEADSAAHRRRVINEYRSTLATRVHPGGSVLIVMTRWHESDLAGELLSAEPDVWTRTNIPAVSASGVPDALGREQSGVAMTSALGYTPDHYAAARRTSGERTWNALYQGVPTPPEGGLVRREWFDAWRLSTPPASPAFTVVGVDPSDSGRGDACGLVAACVDSDGVVAVLRDRSRPMTSEAWARAAVDLAVEVGASEIAIEGFSARETYIAVVRDRLRRAEVDRHIRVTSWPPRGSGRGGGDSVARSSALVQALEVGTCRVVGTLAELEKLAANWQVGQHQPDSLAALVVSHDVLSHAAGQQGMTLANPFRSMEGSRGATVTPLDAALSRRRRFA, encoded by the coding sequence ATGGAGCCCGACCAGCGCGACATCGTGAGCACGCCGCCTCGGACGGGAAAGAGTCGACTGCTCGCGGTCTGGACCGTGGTGTGGGCACTCGCCGACAATCCCAACCGTCAGATCGTGCTCGTGTCGTACTCCGACGAGCTGGCGCAGGCACACAGCCGCGAAGCGCGACAGCTCATAAACGAACACGCCGCCGTGCTCGGCATCCGGCTATCCCCCGACAAGACAGCGGTCGGACGGTGGCGGGTCGACGGCCATGACGGCGGCTTGCTTGCTACCGGAATCAACAGCGGCGTAACGGGATTCGGTGCAGACCTGCTGATAATCGACGACCCTGTCAAAGATGCCGCCGAGGCCGACTCGGCAGCCCACCGCCGACGAGTGATCAACGAATACAGGAGCACGCTCGCGACCCGAGTGCATCCGGGTGGCTCGGTTCTGATTGTGATGACGCGGTGGCACGAGTCCGACCTCGCGGGCGAGTTGCTATCTGCCGAGCCCGACGTGTGGACCCGAACGAACATCCCCGCCGTGTCTGCGAGCGGTGTCCCCGACGCACTCGGGCGTGAACAGAGCGGCGTCGCGATGACCAGCGCACTCGGGTACACACCGGATCACTACGCGGCGGCGCGGCGAACCTCGGGCGAAAGAACCTGGAACGCGCTCTACCAGGGCGTACCAACTCCGCCCGAGGGCGGCTTGGTCCGTCGCGAATGGTTCGACGCCTGGCGTCTGTCCACACCGCCAGCTAGCCCGGCATTCACGGTCGTCGGGGTCGACCCGTCCGATAGTGGCCGCGGTGACGCGTGCGGCTTAGTCGCCGCGTGCGTCGATAGTGACGGCGTGGTCGCGGTCCTGCGTGACCGGTCGCGGCCGATGACCTCCGAGGCGTGGGCGAGGGCAGCGGTCGACCTGGCTGTCGAAGTCGGCGCATCCGAGATCGCGATCGAGGGATTCAGCGCGAGAGAGACATACATCGCCGTCGTCCGCGACCGGCTGCGCAGAGCCGAGGTTGACCGGCACATACGCGTGACGAGCTGGCCCCCGCGAGGATCGGGGCGCGGCGGCGGTGACTCGGTCGCCCGGTCGTCTGCGCTTGTCCAAGCGCTCGAAGTCGGCACGTGCCGCGTCGTCGGCACCCTGGCAGAGCTGGAGAAGTTGGCGGCGAATTGGCAAGTGGGACAGCATCAACCGGACTCACTCGCGGCACTCGTGGTCTCTCACGATGTGCTGAGCCACGCAGCCGGGCAGCAAGGAATGACCCTCGCCAACCCGTTTCGGTCGATGGAGGGCTCACGCGGCGCTACAGTCACTCCGCTCGACGCGGCGCTCTCACGACGTAGGAGATTCGCATGA
- a CDS encoding AraC family transcriptional regulator codes for MRGADPWKSSDPLGEALHFLRMTGSFYVRSELSGSWGLALPAMEDALWFHTVVDGGCVLSVPGEPTRELVPGDFALVPHGRGHVLTAGVDASVRATSVHDLAHEYVSDRYAVITHDAGGAGRVATLVCGAVRLDHPAAQKLVRLLPALVVVDVDPGPRQSRMQNILAMVADEARVLEPGGEAVITRLSDILVIHALRSWIANTPGAQSGWLGALQDDRIGTALALIHRHPHERWTVADLASRVNMSRSAFSARFTELVGDSAMSYLATWRMQVAYETLRSEDVVLAELARRSGYLSEAAFGKAFKRATGVSPGRVRRREAVSMAGQSSR; via the coding sequence ATGCGCGGCGCGGATCCCTGGAAGTCGTCCGACCCCCTGGGTGAAGCGCTGCACTTTCTACGGATGACCGGATCGTTCTACGTGCGCTCCGAGTTGAGCGGATCCTGGGGTCTCGCACTGCCCGCCATGGAGGATGCGCTGTGGTTTCACACGGTCGTCGACGGTGGCTGCGTGTTGTCGGTTCCCGGCGAGCCGACGCGTGAGTTGGTGCCCGGCGATTTCGCGTTGGTACCGCACGGGCGAGGGCACGTGCTGACCGCAGGCGTCGACGCGTCTGTTCGTGCGACGAGCGTCCACGACCTCGCGCACGAGTACGTCAGCGATCGCTACGCGGTGATCACTCACGATGCGGGCGGTGCCGGCAGGGTTGCGACTCTCGTCTGCGGGGCGGTGCGACTGGATCATCCGGCAGCGCAGAAGCTCGTTCGCCTGCTGCCCGCGCTGGTGGTGGTCGACGTCGATCCCGGCCCGAGGCAATCGAGGATGCAGAACATTCTGGCCATGGTCGCGGACGAAGCGCGCGTGCTCGAGCCCGGGGGAGAAGCGGTGATCACCCGGCTGTCCGACATTCTGGTGATCCACGCGTTGCGGTCGTGGATCGCGAACACGCCGGGCGCGCAGTCGGGTTGGCTCGGAGCATTGCAGGACGATCGGATCGGAACGGCGTTGGCGCTGATCCATCGACACCCTCACGAGCGGTGGACCGTTGCGGATTTGGCGTCGAGGGTGAACATGTCCCGTTCGGCGTTCTCGGCACGTTTCACCGAGCTGGTCGGCGACTCCGCGATGAGCTATCTGGCAACGTGGCGGATGCAGGTCGCATACGAGACGTTGCGATCCGAGGACGTGGTGTTGGCCGAATTGGCCCGGCGCAGTGGGTATCTGTCGGAGGCCGCGTTCGGTAAGGCCTTCAAGCGCGCGACGGGCGTCTCCCCGGGACGTGTGCGTCGCCGAGAAGCGGTGTCGATGGCCGGTCAGTCGAGCAGGTGA
- a CDS encoding M50 family metallopeptidase — MKLSDLSPAEHRRIEVAVHEAGHAVQVILAGGQIAEVKLNDDDPDTPGECWHTDVPKGREREVSYAGPWAESRWRHGESPRLQHVLALLASNASDCDDVVRSDRGLPREIENQLETCWSSITKLAGALFVDGRLDDRTVRAALGMDGDERHDRMVRAAIRCGDAPGSFTVHLPYD; from the coding sequence GTGAAGCTCTCCGACCTATCGCCCGCCGAACACCGCCGTATCGAGGTCGCGGTGCACGAAGCTGGACACGCGGTGCAGGTGATCCTTGCTGGCGGTCAGATCGCCGAAGTCAAGCTCAATGACGACGACCCCGACACGCCGGGCGAATGCTGGCACACCGATGTTCCGAAGGGTCGGGAACGTGAAGTCAGCTACGCCGGACCATGGGCAGAATCACGGTGGCGACACGGCGAAAGCCCCCGACTCCAGCATGTCCTGGCGTTGCTGGCGTCGAACGCCTCGGACTGCGACGACGTTGTTCGGAGCGACCGAGGTCTGCCGCGTGAGATCGAGAACCAGCTCGAAACCTGCTGGTCCTCGATCACGAAGCTGGCGGGCGCGCTGTTCGTGGACGGGCGACTGGACGACAGAACCGTCCGAGCCGCGCTCGGGATGGACGGCGACGAGCGTCACGATCGGATGGTCCGAGCCGCTATCCGATGCGGCGATGCACCGGGATCGTTCACCGTGCACCTGCCCTACGACTGA